A single Clostridium sp. AN503 DNA region contains:
- a CDS encoding ABC transporter permease gives MDKKNVLNAEFIRKYGILMVLILMWGILMCVSPTFRTVDNAVNILRQVAVNGILAIGMTFVIMTGGIDLTVGALVAVSGVICGSILVVHPDQVLLAVLASVLVCAAFGALNGFFVSFVGVPAFVATLAGMTMARGFAYVYSDGKPYTLNAPGFRFIGKGMTPIIIFLVIVFICHIILSKMKFGRYIYATGGNIKAAEASGIKAKYILMRVYIMAGVLSGIAGIVLASRTNSGQPAVGVGFETDAIAAAVIGGTSMTGGIGTIPGTLVGILIIGTLNNGLNLLDVSSYWQQIIKGMIIVGAVCFDLLSKKGRK, from the coding sequence ATGGATAAAAAGAATGTGTTGAATGCGGAGTTTATAAGAAAGTATGGAATCCTGATGGTTTTGATCCTGATGTGGGGGATTCTGATGTGCGTGTCGCCCACCTTCCGGACGGTGGATAATGCGGTCAATATTCTGCGGCAGGTGGCGGTGAACGGTATTTTGGCAATCGGGATGACTTTTGTTATTATGACCGGAGGGATTGACTTAACGGTAGGCGCGCTGGTAGCAGTGTCCGGCGTTATATGCGGCAGTATTTTGGTGGTGCATCCGGATCAGGTGCTGCTGGCTGTATTGGCGTCCGTTTTGGTCTGTGCGGCGTTTGGGGCGCTGAATGGTTTTTTTGTTTCCTTTGTCGGGGTTCCGGCATTTGTGGCGACTCTTGCGGGGATGACCATGGCGAGAGGTTTTGCGTATGTATATTCAGACGGAAAACCATACACGCTGAACGCGCCGGGGTTCCGGTTCATCGGAAAGGGCATGACGCCGATCATTATTTTCCTGGTGATCGTTTTCATCTGCCATATCATCTTGTCCAAAATGAAGTTTGGCCGGTATATCTATGCCACAGGAGGAAATATAAAGGCGGCAGAGGCATCGGGGATCAAAGCGAAATATATCCTGATGCGGGTATATATCATGGCAGGGGTATTATCAGGGATTGCAGGGATCGTTTTGGCATCCAGGACAAATTCCGGTCAGCCTGCGGTAGGCGTGGGATTTGAGACAGATGCGATCGCTGCTGCCGTGATCGGCGGCACGAGCATGACAGGCGGGATCGGGACCATACCGGGGACACTGGTGGGAATCCTGATCATAGGAACATTAAATAATGGCCTGAATCTGCTGGATGTTTCATCCTATTGGCAGCAGATCATCAAAGGTATGATCATAGTTGGGGCAGTATGTTTTGACCTTTTATCAAAAAAAGGCAGAAAATAA
- a CDS encoding sugar ABC transporter ATP-binding protein — translation MMDDYRLEVRNLHKRFPGVYAVKGVSFQIAPGEVHAIVGENGAGKSTLMKMITGEYIPDEGEVLHNGNVIKPRSIADSQKTGIAMIHQELAPLPDMTIADNIFLGQELMKGCFLNDKEMARQTEEILKEYKLDFSPWTRVRNLSVAQIQMLEIIKAVRKHADIIIMDEPTSSLSEDESQKLFRIIRELTQQKVSVIYISHRLEEILMLTDRITVLRDGEYIKTVPAKGVTQDELVEMMVGRALDQIYPKETIPAGDVVFEARDLCRKGVFEHVNFQVRAGEILGFSGLVGAGRSEIMNAIFGLDPLDSGEILVEGRPIRITCPQDAIKNRIALVSEDRKVYGLVLCRSIKENISLPNLRRLHREPFIQSGREKAEVTKYKEALGIKCAGIHVSTGTLSGGNQQKVVLAKWLQSEPKVLILDEPTRGIDVGAKYEIYKMMVELARKGIAIIMISSELPEVIGMSDRIHVVSKGKITCTVTKEELENGKVTQYNILSSALEEV, via the coding sequence ATGATGGACGATTATCGGTTGGAGGTCCGTAATTTACATAAACGTTTCCCTGGGGTATATGCGGTAAAAGGAGTGAGCTTTCAGATCGCGCCGGGCGAGGTCCATGCCATTGTAGGTGAGAACGGAGCAGGAAAATCCACCCTGATGAAAATGATCACGGGAGAATATATCCCGGATGAGGGAGAGGTCCTGCACAACGGAAATGTGATAAAACCCAGATCCATTGCGGATTCCCAAAAGACAGGGATCGCCATGATCCACCAGGAATTGGCGCCCCTTCCGGACATGACGATCGCAGACAATATTTTTCTCGGACAGGAGCTTATGAAAGGCTGTTTTCTCAATGATAAAGAAATGGCCAGGCAGACGGAGGAAATCCTGAAGGAATACAAGCTGGATTTTTCTCCCTGGACCAGAGTCCGCAATCTGAGCGTCGCACAGATCCAGATGCTGGAGATCATTAAAGCAGTGAGAAAGCATGCGGACATTATCATTATGGATGAACCAACATCTTCGCTTTCAGAAGACGAGTCACAAAAACTGTTCCGGATCATCCGGGAGCTTACGCAGCAGAAGGTTTCTGTTATCTATATCTCCCACCGGCTTGAGGAGATTCTGATGCTGACAGACCGGATCACCGTCTTGCGTGATGGAGAGTATATCAAGACAGTTCCTGCAAAAGGCGTCACACAGGACGAACTGGTAGAGATGATGGTGGGGCGTGCCCTTGATCAAATCTATCCCAAGGAAACCATTCCTGCCGGGGACGTGGTATTTGAAGCCCGGGATCTATGCAGAAAGGGCGTGTTTGAGCATGTGAATTTCCAGGTGCGTGCAGGAGAGATCCTCGGATTTTCCGGTCTGGTGGGAGCCGGGCGGAGTGAGATCATGAACGCCATATTTGGGCTGGATCCCCTGGACAGCGGGGAAATCCTGGTGGAGGGCAGGCCGATCAGGATCACATGTCCCCAGGATGCTATCAAAAACAGGATTGCATTGGTGAGTGAGGACAGAAAGGTATACGGACTGGTTTTGTGCAGGTCCATAAAAGAAAATATTTCATTGCCGAACCTGCGCAGACTGCACAGGGAGCCGTTTATCCAATCAGGCAGGGAAAAAGCTGAGGTGACAAAATACAAGGAGGCGCTTGGGATCAAGTGTGCCGGCATCCATGTGAGTACGGGGACGCTTTCCGGAGGAAATCAGCAGAAGGTTGTTCTGGCAAAATGGCTGCAGTCAGAGCCGAAGGTACTTATTCTGGATGAACCGACCAGAGGCATTGACGTAGGCGCAAAATATGAGATCTATAAAATGATGGTAGAACTGGCGAGAAAAGGGATCGCTATCATTATGATTTCCTCGGAGCTTCCGGAGGTGATCGGGATGAGTGACCGCATTCATGTTGTCTCTAAAGGAAAGATCACATGCACTGTTACCAAAGAGGAACTGGAGAATGGAAAAGTCACCCAATACAATATATTAAGCAGCGCTCTGGAGGAGGTTTAG
- a CDS encoding sugar kinase — MAEIMIMGELLVEIMRAGEDVPLFETGAYFRGPFPSGAPGIFISTAARLGHSAGIISGVGDDDFGKNILDRLEAVGVDTRRVIRSREGATGAAFVTYFSDGERKFIFHIDHTPAVAAKAPENMEGLEDARYFHIMGCSLMASVSFGKEIVKTMRRLKAQGTKVSFDPNVRLEMLRDAEAMDLVQEVYKNSDIFMPGVSELKMITGMETVEAAVEKAFEDNSGLELLVLKNGSKGSRLYTRNGLEETMGIYPVEQVDATGAGDSYDAAFICGLAEGKSLKEAAQMGAAAGALNAAAFGPMEGDISRETVMGMIEKHK, encoded by the coding sequence ATGGCAGAGATCATGATTATGGGAGAACTTCTGGTGGAGATTATGAGGGCCGGAGAAGACGTGCCGCTCTTTGAGACGGGGGCGTATTTCCGGGGGCCGTTTCCCAGTGGTGCACCGGGGATCTTTATCAGCACGGCAGCGAGGCTGGGGCACAGCGCAGGGATCATCTCCGGTGTGGGAGATGACGATTTTGGAAAGAATATCCTGGACCGGCTGGAGGCCGTAGGCGTGGATACCAGAAGGGTGATACGCAGCCGGGAAGGCGCGACGGGAGCAGCTTTTGTAACATATTTTTCTGATGGGGAAAGAAAGTTTATCTTCCATATAGATCATACTCCGGCAGTAGCGGCGAAAGCGCCGGAGAATATGGAAGGGCTTGAGGATGCAAGATATTTTCATATTATGGGGTGTTCCCTGATGGCGTCGGTAAGCTTTGGAAAAGAGATCGTGAAGACGATGCGCAGGTTAAAAGCCCAGGGCACAAAAGTCAGTTTCGATCCCAATGTCAGGCTGGAGATGCTGCGGGACGCGGAGGCTATGGACCTGGTGCAGGAGGTGTATAAAAATTCTGATATCTTCATGCCGGGAGTGTCGGAGCTGAAGATGATCACGGGTATGGAGACTGTGGAGGCTGCCGTTGAAAAAGCGTTTGAAGACAATTCCGGGCTGGAGCTTCTGGTATTGAAGAATGGTTCTAAGGGTTCACGTCTGTATACAAGAAATGGGCTGGAAGAGACCATGGGAATCTATCCGGTGGAACAGGTCGATGCAACCGGTGCAGGGGACAGCTACGACGCTGCCTTTATCTGCGGACTGGCCGAGGGCAAGAGCCTGAAGGAGGCTGCACAGATGGGAGCGGCCGCAGGAGCGTTAAATGCAGCGGCCTTTGGACCGATGGAAGGTGATATATCCAGAGAAACGGTGATGGGAATGATCGAGAAGCACAAATAG
- a CDS encoding sugar phosphate isomerase/epimerase, which yields MMKFGALYSYWGHEWQCDYEETARRMAECGCDIIEVGAPHLVEMSDGELQRLKNVCETLGMTITSNIGPAKEYDLSSTDSAVRAAGVKYLTDILRAMDKIGSRSLVGAMYSYWPCTDFCCEDKAGAWERSIEGMKEVAKVAEELNIECCLEVLNRFETYIMTDCEEAIEYCRRVGSRNVNILLDTFHMNIEEDNLPDTIRRAGSLLGHLHVGEGNRKLPGMSKGSMPWAEMGQALRDIGYDKGVVAEPFLLAGGKIGADIKVWRDLSNGADEAAMDLYLKDSMKFLRDMFL from the coding sequence ATGATGAAGTTTGGAGCACTGTATTCATACTGGGGCCACGAATGGCAATGTGATTATGAGGAAACAGCAAGACGGATGGCGGAGTGCGGATGTGATATCATCGAGGTTGGCGCGCCTCATCTTGTGGAGATGAGCGATGGAGAACTGCAGCGCCTGAAAAATGTGTGTGAAACTCTTGGTATGACGATCACATCGAATATTGGCCCGGCAAAGGAGTATGATCTGTCTTCCACGGACTCGGCAGTCCGGGCGGCTGGAGTAAAATATCTGACAGATATCTTGAGGGCAATGGATAAAATAGGTTCCCGTTCTCTGGTTGGTGCGATGTATTCTTACTGGCCGTGCACAGATTTTTGCTGCGAGGACAAGGCGGGGGCATGGGAGCGTAGCATAGAGGGAATGAAAGAGGTGGCGAAAGTTGCCGAGGAATTGAACATCGAGTGCTGTCTGGAGGTGCTGAACCGTTTTGAGACTTACATTATGACAGACTGTGAGGAAGCCATCGAATACTGCAGACGGGTGGGGAGCAGGAATGTAAACATTTTATTAGATACATTCCACATGAATATAGAGGAGGATAACCTTCCGGATACGATCCGGAGAGCAGGAAGCCTGTTGGGGCACCTCCACGTAGGAGAAGGCAACCGGAAACTTCCGGGTATGAGCAAAGGCTCTATGCCGTGGGCGGAGATGGGACAGGCGCTTCGGGATATTGGATACGACAAAGGGGTTGTGGCGGAGCCGTTCTTACTTGCCGGAGGAAAGATCGGGGCGGATATCAAGGTATGGAGAGATTTAAGCAATGGAGCGGATGAGGCGGCTATGGATCTGTACCTGAAGGACTCCATGAAATTTTTAAGAGATATGTTTCTATAA
- a CDS encoding LacI family DNA-binding transcriptional regulator encodes MAVTIKEIASLANVSRGTVDKVLNNRPGVKESTKKKILKIAEELNYQPNIIGKALVRSKDPIRIGIILTPDYNPYIQELLHGIQTAQKEFAPFGLEVIAKLMTTLEPQEQLTIIDELVNSSVQGMAIFPTNAPQVIDRVNQLIQGQMAVITFNSKVDGIRHLAFIGQNHYKGGRTAASLLGKIVPAPVRAGVIISSSNLSCHHDRLSGFQDKLSEAYTDALILDVQENQDRKEDAFRITLEYCNRYPDLNAIYLTSGGIAGVCSALDVAEKRGTVKVICHDLPPETLNLLNSGQIDFALGQNPEQQGYQLVKVLFEYLIKNITPNNEIEIPITIAIDELAYQSRFL; translated from the coding sequence ATGGCCGTGACAATCAAAGAAATCGCTTCTCTGGCGAATGTATCAAGAGGAACCGTTGACAAGGTCCTCAACAACCGTCCGGGAGTAAAGGAATCCACGAAGAAAAAAATACTGAAGATCGCGGAAGAATTGAACTACCAGCCCAATATCATCGGCAAAGCGCTGGTTCGCAGCAAAGATCCCATCCGGATCGGCATCATCCTGACACCGGATTACAATCCATATATTCAGGAATTGCTCCACGGCATCCAGACAGCCCAAAAAGAATTTGCGCCCTTTGGCCTGGAGGTGATCGCAAAACTGATGACCACGTTGGAACCGCAGGAACAGCTTACTATCATCGACGAGCTGGTGAACAGCAGCGTACAGGGGATGGCGATCTTCCCTACGAATGCGCCTCAGGTTATTGACCGGGTGAATCAGCTGATCCAGGGGCAGATGGCTGTCATCACTTTCAATTCAAAGGTGGATGGGATACGTCATCTGGCCTTCATCGGCCAGAATCACTACAAAGGCGGACGCACTGCCGCCAGTTTGCTGGGGAAGATTGTGCCTGCCCCCGTCCGCGCAGGAGTCATTATCAGCTCCTCCAATCTCTCCTGCCACCATGACCGGCTGTCCGGTTTCCAGGATAAGCTGTCCGAGGCCTATACCGACGCTCTCATCCTGGACGTACAGGAAAACCAGGACCGCAAAGAGGACGCATTCCGCATCACACTGGAATACTGCAACCGCTATCCGGATCTCAATGCCATATACCTTACCAGCGGAGGCATTGCAGGCGTGTGCAGCGCACTGGATGTAGCCGAAAAAAGGGGGACCGTAAAAGTCATCTGCCACGACCTGCCCCCGGAGACCTTGAATCTGCTGAATTCCGGACAGATCGACTTTGCGCTGGGACAAAACCCGGAACAGCAGGGTTATCAGCTTGTGAAAGTGCTGTTTGAATATCTGATCAAAAACATTACGCCTAATAACGAGATTGAGATTCCCATCACCATTGCAATAGACGAACTGGCGTATCAATCCCGTTTTTTGTAG